The following are from one region of the Polaribacter marinaquae genome:
- a CDS encoding RNA polymerase sigma factor, translated as METNQPHITKLLERCQKQDKNAQLELYKCYYKAMYNVAYRILKNEFEAEDLMQEAFLTAFTKMKMYKGEVTFGAWLKRIVINKSLTQLKKNNRYQEVKMEVVTDDEVEEETIDYRGFKASTVLNCLQNLKENYRVVLNLHLIEGYDYEEISQILEYTNENVRTTVSRAKKKLKQVLLAENLQTQVYGR; from the coding sequence TTGGAAACTAATCAACCACATATAACCAAATTATTAGAGCGCTGCCAAAAGCAAGATAAAAATGCGCAGCTAGAATTGTACAAATGCTATTATAAAGCAATGTATAATGTAGCGTATCGTATTTTAAAAAATGAATTCGAAGCAGAAGATCTAATGCAAGAGGCTTTTTTAACTGCTTTTACAAAAATGAAAATGTATAAAGGTGAAGTTACTTTTGGCGCTTGGTTAAAACGAATAGTAATCAATAAAAGTTTAACACAATTAAAGAAAAACAACAGATATCAAGAGGTAAAAATGGAAGTTGTTACTGATGATGAAGTCGAAGAAGAAACAATAGATTACAGAGGATTTAAAGCTAGCACTGTGCTTAATTGTCTTCAAAATTTAAAAGAGAATTACAGAGTAGTTTTAAATTTACATTTAATAGAAGGTTACGATTATGAAGAAATTTCGCAAATATTAGAATACACAAATGAAAATGTAAGAACAACTGTTTCTAGAGCGAAGAAAAAGTTAAAGCAGGTTTTACTTGCAGAAAATTTACAAACACAAGTATATGGAAGATAA
- a CDS encoding head GIN domain-containing protein, giving the protein MTKKIAFALLFLSLTFSANAQNWWGTNKKIKGNGNIVTVKRSTDDYRGIAAGGSFDVILVKDTEGNITIEGEENIIPYIETEINNGILKIKYKKNTNIRTTKRLTVTVPFTDIESVALGGSGNVTSNDVIKSNNLNVSLGGSGNINLKINSDDVNTNIGGSGNIDLKGNTEELKCAIAGSGSIRAYDLSTDEVSATIAGSGSIKITVKNKIKAKLVGSGSIYYKGNPKHIDSKSVGSGSIVDRN; this is encoded by the coding sequence ATGACTAAAAAAATAGCTTTTGCTCTTTTATTCTTATCACTAACATTTTCTGCAAACGCACAAAACTGGTGGGGAACAAATAAAAAAATTAAAGGAAACGGAAATATTGTAACTGTTAAAAGAAGTACTGATGATTATAGAGGTATTGCTGCCGGTGGCTCTTTCGATGTAATTTTAGTAAAAGACACAGAAGGTAACATCACCATAGAAGGTGAAGAAAATATAATACCATATATAGAAACAGAAATTAACAACGGAATTTTAAAAATTAAATACAAAAAAAACACCAATATAAGAACCACAAAAAGATTAACTGTTACTGTACCTTTTACAGATATCGAAAGTGTTGCCTTAGGTGGTTCTGGTAATGTAACTAGTAACGATGTTATAAAATCTAATAATTTAAATGTTAGTTTAGGTGGATCTGGTAACATCAATTTAAAAATAAATTCTGATGATGTAAACACAAACATTGGTGGTTCTGGTAATATTGATTTAAAAGGAAATACCGAAGAATTAAAGTGTGCAATTGCAGGTTCTGGTAGTATTAGAGCTTATGATTTAAGTACAGATGAAGTTTCTGCAACAATTGCAGGTTCTGGTAGCATAAAAATTACTGTTAAAAACAAAATTAAAGCAAAATTAGTTGGTTCTGGTAGTATTTACTATAAAGGAAATCCAAAACATATCGATAGTAAATCTGTTGGTTCTGGTAGTATTGTCGATAGAAATTAA
- a CDS encoding GlmU family protein, whose protein sequence is MNYILFDSDARQSLLPFTYTRPVADIRIGILTIREKWEKYLGLTTTTITEEYLEEKFPMVEMEKNILINASFCPTESLVEKIKNLSENEAIFKGDNVVAFYTTDSQEEVDFEQYTQIDFDEDVIQVKNTWDIFTFNGEAIKQDFKLITEGKTSAPIPEGVQVLNKENVFIEEGAKVVFATLNASEGPIYIGKDALVMESSNIKGPFAMCNNTVVKMCAKIYKDTTIGPFSKIGGEVSNSVIFGYSSKGHDGYLGNSVLGEWCNLGADTNNSNLKNNYAEVKLWSYETNRFAKTGLQFCGLMMGDHSKCGINTMFNTGTVVGVSANIFGSGFPRNFVPSFSWGGAAGFTTFQMKKVYEVVTAVMKRRSLVFDEKDQKILDHIFEETKQYRNY, encoded by the coding sequence ATGAACTATATTTTATTTGATAGTGATGCAAGACAATCATTATTGCCATTTACATATACAAGACCTGTTGCAGACATAAGAATAGGAATTTTAACCATTAGAGAAAAATGGGAAAAATACTTAGGTTTAACTACAACAACAATTACAGAGGAATATTTAGAAGAAAAATTTCCGATGGTAGAAATGGAAAAAAACATTTTAATTAATGCTTCTTTTTGTCCTACGGAATCGTTAGTAGAAAAAATTAAAAATCTTTCTGAAAACGAAGCAATTTTTAAGGGTGATAATGTAGTTGCATTTTACACTACAGATTCGCAAGAAGAGGTAGATTTTGAGCAATACACTCAAATAGATTTTGATGAAGATGTAATTCAGGTTAAAAACACTTGGGATATTTTTACCTTTAATGGTGAAGCTATTAAGCAAGATTTTAAATTGATTACAGAAGGGAAAACTTCTGCGCCAATACCAGAAGGCGTGCAAGTTTTAAATAAAGAAAATGTTTTTATTGAAGAAGGAGCTAAAGTTGTTTTCGCTACTTTAAATGCGTCTGAAGGGCCAATTTATATTGGTAAAGATGCTTTGGTCATGGAAAGTTCTAATATTAAAGGTCCTTTTGCAATGTGTAATAATACGGTTGTAAAAATGTGCGCAAAAATTTATAAAGACACTACAATTGGTCCTTTTTCTAAAATAGGAGGTGAGGTTAGTAACTCTGTTATATTTGGGTATTCTAGTAAAGGGCATGATGGATATTTAGGAAATTCTGTTTTAGGTGAATGGTGTAATTTAGGTGCAGATACCAACAACTCTAACCTTAAAAATAATTATGCAGAAGTTAAACTTTGGAGCTATGAAACAAATCGTTTTGCCAAAACAGGTTTACAATTCTGCGGATTAATGATGGGAGATCATTCTAAATGCGGAATTAACACAATGTTTAATACAGGAACCGTTGTTGGTGTAAGCGCAAATATATTTGGTAGTGGTTTCCCTAGAAATTTTGTACCTTCTTTTAGTTGGGGTGGTGCTGCTGGTTTTACAACATTTCAAATGAAAAAAGTGTATGAAGTAGTAACTGCAGTTATGAAAAGAAGAAGCTTAGTTTTTGATGAAAAAGATCAGAAAATATTAGATCATATTTTTGAAGAAACAAAACAATACAGAAATTATTAA
- a CDS encoding 6-phosphogluconate dehydrogenase, whose product MKKILGVLITSAIILTVLYYVFIYFVTYSTGVRSGELIKISRKGVLVKTWEGEISQGISGAQIFAFSVEDKNKKVIEDLQKHQGKYVKLSYKERYTSFFWLGDTKYFITEVTREDSPHFRGKN is encoded by the coding sequence ATGAAAAAAATTTTAGGCGTTTTAATAACTAGTGCAATAATACTTACTGTATTATATTATGTTTTTATCTACTTTGTAACTTATAGTACAGGTGTAAGATCTGGCGAGCTGATAAAAATTAGTAGAAAAGGTGTTCTTGTAAAAACTTGGGAAGGAGAAATTAGTCAAGGAATTTCTGGAGCGCAAATTTTTGCTTTTTCTGTTGAAGATAAAAACAAAAAAGTTATTGAAGATTTACAAAAACATCAAGGAAAATATGTAAAACTATCTTACAAAGAACGTTATACATCTTTCTTTTGGTTGGGCGATACCAAATATTTTATTACCGAAGTAACAAGAGAAGATTCACCACATTTTAGAGGAAAAAATTAA
- a CDS encoding acyl-CoA thioesterase gives MKKFKSIEESQLTITELMLPSHSNFSGKIHGGHILNLMDQIAFACASKHSSNYCVTASVNKVDFLNPIEVGELLTLKASVNYTGRTSMVVGLRVESENIRTGEKKHCNSSYFTMVAKDENGKSTPVPGIILTCKDEIRRYARSIIRQKEGRNRTSRFSTNSFKTEDYLELLAQSNSKIELKD, from the coding sequence ATGAAAAAATTTAAAAGTATAGAAGAATCGCAATTAACAATAACCGAGTTAATGTTGCCTTCGCACTCTAATTTTAGTGGAAAAATTCATGGTGGTCATATTCTAAACCTTATGGATCAAATTGCATTTGCTTGTGCTTCTAAACATTCTAGTAATTATTGTGTAACTGCATCTGTAAATAAAGTAGATTTTTTAAATCCTATAGAGGTTGGTGAGCTACTTACACTTAAAGCATCTGTAAATTATACTGGTAGAACTTCTATGGTTGTTGGTTTACGTGTAGAATCTGAAAACATTAGAACCGGAGAAAAAAAACATTGTAATTCTTCTTATTTTACAATGGTAGCAAAAGACGAAAACGGCAAAAGCACACCAGTTCCTGGTATTATTTTAACTTGTAAAGACGAAATTAGACGGTATGCAAGATCTATAATTCGTCAGAAAGAAGGTAGAAATAGAACTTCTAGATTTAGTACTAATTCTTTTAAAACAGAAGATTATTTAGAATTATTAGCACAAAGTAACTCTAAAATAGAATTGAAAGATTAG
- a CDS encoding MCP four helix bundle domain-containing protein — translation MAFYNKVKWVLGILMVFVLIVATNLIDRNNFLRVKDSVVTIYEDRLVVNDLIFEMSIAMQEKELAAIKADTVFFLSENNKINEDLQNFILKYEQTKLTAKEVKVFNEFKQNFEKVKVAERDFIASKFDNVKGLENELLKVKKNLYQLSKIQLIEGGRQMSISKKAIDTVELFTQLEIYILIFLAIVIQIIVIYQPKKE, via the coding sequence ATGGCATTCTATAATAAAGTAAAATGGGTTTTGGGTATTCTAATGGTTTTTGTGCTAATTGTTGCAACTAATCTAATAGATAGAAATAATTTTTTACGTGTTAAAGATTCTGTGGTTACGATTTATGAAGACAGACTTGTTGTAAATGATTTGATTTTTGAAATGTCTATAGCTATGCAAGAAAAGGAATTGGCTGCAATAAAAGCAGACACGGTTTTTTTCTTATCAGAAAACAATAAAATAAACGAAGATTTACAGAATTTTATTTTAAAGTACGAACAAACAAAATTAACTGCCAAAGAGGTAAAAGTATTTAATGAATTTAAGCAAAATTTTGAAAAAGTTAAAGTAGCTGAAAGAGATTTTATCGCATCTAAATTTGATAATGTTAAAGGTCTTGAAAACGAACTTTTAAAAGTTAAAAAGAATTTATACCAATTATCTAAAATTCAATTAATCGAAGGAGGCAGGCAAATGTCTATAAGTAAAAAGGCAATTGATACTGTAGAGTTGTTTACTCAATTAGAAATCTATATTCTTATTTTTTTAGCAATTGTTATTCAAATAATTGTTATTTACCAACCTAAAAAAGAGTGA
- the lon gene encoding endopeptidase La: MSKPKVVRIDNLSLNSMLNEDSELIPLMTPEDEEIINNESVPEILPILPLRNTVLFPGVVIPITAGRDKSIQLIKDANKGDKVIGVVAQRNEDVEEPGLKDIHTTGVVAQILRVLKMPDGNTTVIIQGKKRFEIDTIIEEKPYLKATVKEAIEDKEVDDVKEFNAIIDGIKEQALEVIKENPMLPSEASFAIKNIKSNSFLVNFISSNMDLTVAQKQVILEKDNLKERALLALKNLNKELQKLKLRNDIQSKTREDLDQQQREYYLHQQLKTIQEELGGASNDQELEEMRKQAKTKKWSKEVADTFEKEINRLKRMNPQAAEYGVQRSYLELLLELPWGIYSEDKFDLKHATKVLDRDHFGLEKVKERIIEHLAVLKLRGDMKSPIICLYGPPGVGKTSLGKSIAEALGRKYVRMSLGGLRDEAEIRGHRKTYIGAMPGRLIQNLKKSGTSNPVFVLDEIDKLGQSHQGDPSSAMLEVLDPEQNESFYDNYLEVGYDLSKILFIATANNIGQIPWALRDRMELINVTGYTIEEKVEIAKRHLLPKQLKEHGLTTKDLKLGKKQLEQIVEGYTRESGVRGLEKKVAKVVRFAAKSIALEETYDIALSSEKIEEILGTPRNRDKFENNDVAGVVTGLAWTQVGGDILFIESILSKGKGNLSITGNLGNVMKESATIALQYIKSNAEEFGIKPEILEKYNVHVHVPEGATPKDGPSAGITMLTSLISSYTQRKVKNKLAMTGEITLRGKVLPVGGIKEKILAAKRANIKEIILCEDNRKDILEIKESYLKGLTFHYVSDMKQVIEIALTKQKVSNAKKLV, encoded by the coding sequence ATGAGCAAACCAAAAGTAGTTAGAATAGACAATTTGTCGCTTAATAGCATGTTAAATGAAGACTCAGAATTGATTCCTTTAATGACGCCAGAAGATGAAGAAATTATAAATAATGAGAGTGTTCCAGAAATTTTACCAATATTACCTTTAAGAAACACTGTTTTATTTCCAGGAGTTGTAATTCCTATTACAGCAGGTAGAGATAAATCGATTCAGTTAATTAAAGATGCAAATAAAGGTGATAAAGTTATTGGTGTTGTTGCACAACGTAATGAAGATGTAGAAGAACCAGGTTTAAAAGATATTCATACAACAGGTGTTGTTGCACAAATTTTACGCGTTTTAAAAATGCCAGATGGTAATACAACCGTTATTATTCAAGGTAAAAAACGTTTTGAAATTGACACAATAATAGAAGAAAAACCATATTTAAAAGCAACTGTAAAAGAAGCGATTGAAGATAAGGAAGTAGATGATGTAAAGGAATTTAACGCAATAATAGACGGTATTAAAGAGCAAGCATTAGAGGTTATTAAAGAAAACCCAATGTTGCCATCAGAAGCATCTTTTGCAATAAAAAATATCAAATCTAATTCGTTTTTGGTAAACTTTATTTCCTCTAACATGGATTTAACGGTTGCACAAAAACAAGTTATTTTAGAAAAGGATAATCTTAAAGAACGTGCTTTATTAGCGTTAAAAAACCTTAATAAAGAACTTCAGAAATTAAAATTACGTAATGATATTCAGTCTAAAACAAGAGAAGATTTAGACCAACAACAAAGAGAATATTATTTACATCAGCAATTAAAAACCATTCAAGAAGAATTAGGTGGTGCTTCTAATGATCAAGAATTAGAAGAAATGCGTAAGCAAGCTAAAACTAAAAAATGGTCTAAAGAAGTTGCAGATACGTTTGAGAAAGAAATCAATCGTTTAAAACGAATGAATCCGCAGGCGGCAGAATATGGCGTTCAGAGAAGTTATTTAGAACTGCTTTTAGAATTGCCGTGGGGAATTTATTCTGAAGATAAATTCGATTTAAAACATGCAACTAAAGTTTTAGATAGAGATCATTTTGGTTTAGAAAAAGTTAAAGAAAGAATTATAGAGCATTTGGCCGTTTTAAAGTTAAGAGGAGATATGAAGTCTCCAATTATCTGTCTATACGGACCTCCAGGAGTTGGTAAAACTTCTTTAGGAAAATCTATTGCAGAAGCTTTAGGTAGAAAATATGTTAGAATGTCTTTAGGTGGTTTAAGAGATGAAGCCGAAATTAGAGGTCATAGAAAAACTTATATCGGTGCAATGCCAGGTCGTTTGATTCAGAATTTAAAAAAATCAGGAACTTCGAATCCGGTATTTGTTTTAGATGAAATTGATAAGCTAGGGCAAAGTCATCAAGGAGATCCTTCTTCTGCAATGTTAGAAGTATTAGATCCAGAGCAAAATGAATCTTTTTATGATAATTATTTAGAAGTAGGTTATGATTTGTCTAAAATTCTATTTATTGCTACAGCAAATAATATTGGTCAAATTCCGTGGGCTCTAAGAGATAGAATGGAATTGATTAATGTTACTGGTTATACAATAGAAGAAAAAGTAGAAATTGCAAAAAGACATTTACTACCAAAGCAATTAAAAGAGCACGGTTTAACTACTAAAGATTTAAAACTTGGTAAAAAGCAATTAGAACAAATTGTAGAAGGTTATACAAGAGAATCTGGGGTAAGAGGACTAGAGAAAAAAGTTGCTAAAGTGGTGCGTTTTGCTGCAAAATCAATTGCTCTAGAAGAAACATATGATATTGCTTTATCATCAGAAAAAATTGAAGAAATTTTAGGTACACCAAGAAATCGCGATAAATTTGAAAACAATGATGTTGCAGGTGTTGTTACAGGTTTAGCTTGGACACAAGTTGGTGGAGATATCTTATTTATAGAATCTATTTTATCTAAAGGAAAAGGAAACCTTTCTATTACCGGTAATTTAGGAAATGTAATGAAAGAGTCTGCTACAATTGCTTTGCAGTATATAAAGTCTAATGCAGAAGAATTTGGAATTAAACCAGAAATTTTAGAGAAATACAATGTACACGTGCATGTACCAGAAGGTGCAACGCCAAAAGATGGGCCAAGTGCAGGTATTACAATGTTAACATCGTTAATTTCTTCTTATACACAGCGCAAAGTAAAAAACAAGTTAGCCATGACTGGTGAAATAACTTTAAGAGGAAAAGTGTTGCCTGTTGGCGGAATTAAAGAAAAAATATTAGCAGCAAAAAGAGCTAATATTAAAGAGATAATTTTGTGTGAAGACAACAGAAAAGATATCTTAGAAATAAAAGAAAGCTATCTAAAAGGCTTAACATTTCATTATGTTTCTGATATGAAACAAGTAATAGAAATAGCGCTTACAAAACAGAAAGTAAGTAATGCTAAAAAGTTAGTTTAG
- a CDS encoding Gfo/Idh/MocA family oxidoreductase translates to MKNKIIKWGIIGPGKIANKFATDLAKVEAAALVAVASRSQEKANEFSKKFNAKKAYNSYLELAQDDAIDAVYIATPHSFHKVHAILCLQNKKAVLCEKPFAMNLQEVETMISVAKEHNVLLMEGLWTSFLPHYKYVLDIVKTEKFGKLVHLEADFGFHPKYNLESRVFKKEVGGGSLLDIGIYPVFAALSSLGTPDNFTADATFFENGADAECYMTFNYKNAKASLKSTFLEETPTEAIFTFDKAIVKINTRFHEPTTVSVFVDDKEEVIDFNYNTIGFNFEIEHFNQLLREGKKQSDIMTFDFSKTLIKTLDNVRNTIGLTYKS, encoded by the coding sequence ATGAAAAATAAAATTATTAAATGGGGAATTATTGGCCCTGGAAAAATAGCAAACAAATTTGCAACAGATTTAGCAAAGGTTGAAGCCGCAGCATTAGTAGCTGTGGCATCTAGAAGTCAAGAAAAAGCGAATGAGTTTTCTAAGAAGTTTAATGCTAAAAAAGCATACAATTCTTATTTAGAATTAGCCCAAGACGATGCCATAGATGCTGTTTATATTGCAACGCCGCATAGTTTTCATAAAGTGCATGCAATACTTTGTTTACAAAATAAAAAGGCGGTTTTATGTGAAAAACCTTTTGCCATGAACTTGCAAGAAGTAGAAACTATGATTTCTGTGGCTAAAGAGCATAATGTTTTGCTAATGGAAGGCTTATGGACTAGCTTTTTACCCCACTATAAATATGTTTTAGATATTGTTAAAACTGAAAAATTCGGAAAATTGGTTCACTTAGAAGCAGATTTTGGTTTTCATCCGAAGTACAACTTAGAAAGTAGGGTTTTTAAAAAAGAAGTTGGCGGAGGAAGTTTGTTGGATATAGGAATTTATCCTGTATTTGCTGCATTATCTAGTTTGGGTACGCCAGATAATTTTACTGCGGATGCTACTTTTTTTGAGAATGGAGCAGATGCGGAATGCTATATGACTTTTAATTATAAAAATGCAAAGGCATCTTTAAAAAGTACTTTCTTAGAAGAAACACCAACAGAAGCAATTTTTACATTTGACAAAGCCATTGTTAAAATAAACACGCGTTTTCACGAGCCTACAACTGTAAGTGTTTTTGTAGATGATAAAGAAGAAGTTATCGATTTTAATTACAATACCATTGGTTTTAATTTCGAGATAGAACACTTTAATCAACTTTTAAGAGAAGGGAAAAAGCAAAGTGATATTATGACTTTTGATTTTTCTAAAACTTTAATTAAAACCTTAGATAATGTTCGAAATACAATTGGTTTAACTTATAAATCGTAG
- a CDS encoding sodium:solute symporter, with the protein MDIDSKLHAIDWIVLSVTLISIVAYGTYVTRKNANVTDYIKGGNDTKWWTIGLSVMATQASAITFLSTPGQAFNSGMGFVQFYFGLPIAMIIICLVFIPIYHKLKVYTAYEFLEGRFDLKTRSLASVLFLIQRGLAAGITIFAPAIILSAVLGWNLLTLNIIIGFLVIVYTVSGGTKAVNVTQKQQMIIIFIGMLIAFFMIMSQLPANITFTNALEIAGASNKMQVLDFSSDLSNRYTIWTGILGGTFLMLSYFGTDQSQVQRYLSGKSVRESQLGLIFNGLLKVPMQFFILLIGVMVFVFYQFNPSPLNFNPNVNDAVTNSKYQQEYKALENEHIAIENTKKIIFADGFQADEKEEIQSLNAKDLALKASSKDVIKKINDQIETNDKDYVFIHFILNNLPRGLIGLLLAVILSAAMSSTASELNALASTTTIDLYKRNVSKNKSEEHYVKASKWFTLAWGLIAISVACVANLFDNLIQLVNIIGSIFYGNVLGIFLLAFFFKKVNGNAVFKAAVITQILICSIYYFGIYKLEAAGLEPIISYLWLNFIGCILVLFFSLFFVFNAINKESKVILLITSLAIFKISYDILNDVSLSITHVVTLIVLFFFLGFFNIDKTALDEK; encoded by the coding sequence ATGGATATTGATAGCAAATTACACGCCATAGATTGGATTGTTTTATCTGTAACTTTAATTTCTATTGTTGCTTACGGTACATATGTTACAAGAAAAAATGCAAATGTAACCGACTATATTAAAGGCGGAAATGACACTAAATGGTGGACAATAGGTTTGTCTGTAATGGCAACGCAAGCAAGCGCAATAACTTTTTTATCTACACCGGGGCAAGCTTTTAATAGCGGAATGGGTTTTGTGCAATTTTACTTTGGATTGCCAATTGCTATGATAATTATTTGTTTGGTTTTTATACCAATTTACCATAAACTAAAAGTTTATACAGCATACGAGTTTTTAGAAGGTAGATTCGATTTAAAAACAAGAAGTTTGGCTTCTGTTCTATTTTTAATTCAGCGTGGTTTGGCTGCAGGAATTACCATTTTTGCACCGGCAATTATTTTAAGTGCGGTTTTAGGTTGGAATTTACTAACCTTAAACATTATTATAGGATTTTTAGTGATAGTTTATACCGTTTCTGGTGGTACAAAAGCTGTAAATGTTACGCAAAAGCAACAAATGATAATTATTTTTATAGGAATGCTAATTGCATTTTTTATGATAATGAGTCAGTTGCCGGCTAATATTACGTTTACAAATGCCTTAGAAATTGCGGGTGCAAGTAATAAAATGCAAGTGCTAGATTTTTCTTCGGATTTAAGCAATCGTTATACAATTTGGACAGGAATTTTAGGTGGAACATTTTTAATGCTTTCTTATTTTGGTACAGATCAAAGTCAGGTACAACGTTATTTGTCGGGTAAATCGGTTAGAGAAAGTCAGTTGGGTTTAATTTTTAACGGCTTGTTAAAAGTGCCAATGCAGTTTTTTATCTTATTAATTGGTGTAATGGTTTTTGTTTTTTACCAATTTAATCCATCGCCATTAAATTTTAATCCCAATGTTAATGACGCTGTAACAAATTCTAAGTATCAACAAGAATACAAAGCTTTAGAAAACGAACATATAGCAATAGAAAATACAAAAAAAATAATTTTTGCTGATGGTTTTCAAGCAGATGAAAAAGAGGAAATTCAATCTTTAAATGCAAAAGATTTGGCATTAAAAGCATCATCAAAAGATGTTATTAAAAAGATTAATGATCAAATTGAAACCAACGATAAAGATTATGTATTTATCCATTTTATATTAAATAATTTACCAAGAGGCTTAATTGGGCTTTTATTGGCTGTAATTTTATCTGCTGCAATGTCTTCTACAGCATCAGAATTAAATGCACTTGCAAGTACAACCACCATAGATTTATACAAAAGAAATGTAAGTAAAAATAAGAGCGAAGAACATTATGTAAAAGCATCGAAATGGTTTACACTAGCTTGGGGTTTAATTGCAATATCCGTTGCATGTGTTGCCAATTTATTCGATAATTTAATACAGTTAGTAAATATTATTGGTTCTATTTTTTACGGAAATGTTTTGGGTATTTTCTTATTAGCTTTTTTCTTTAAAAAAGTAAACGGAAATGCAGTTTTTAAGGCCGCTGTAATTACTCAAATTTTAATTTGTTCTATTTATTATTTCGGAATTTACAAATTAGAAGCTGCAGGTTTAGAACCTATTATTAGCTATTTATGGTTAAATTTTATAGGTTGTATTTTGGTGTTGTTCTTTTCTTTATTTTTTGTTTTTAATGCAATAAACAAAGAAAGTAAAGTAATTTTATTGATTACTTCTTTAGCAATTTTTAAAATTTCTTATGATATTTTAAACGATGTGTCGTTAAGTATTACACATGTAGTTACGCTAATTGTACTCTTCTTTTTCTTAGGATTTTTTAATATTGATAAAACTGCATTAGATGAAAAATAA